One segment of Candidatus Hydrogenedentota bacterium DNA contains the following:
- a CDS encoding sensor domain-containing diguanylate cyclase gives MDSSLFERVSSATTTGLSPFIPLHDYSVFEALVDACVRRLEGAQGGAARIVADPVSAQRVAATKATLPDSLTLTILTSARYGLPPGAGGDEDGAIPVDRVFVCLAPNVTLVLLGKASSQSGEPRFSGGWSLRRGNAGAVIDALAENSEITPAERDAAQNLPEPADSELSALAMDFMAVHARAQADQQENIAKDKADLFSVLAILKAISAKRRAHDILFVFVEHISQVVQSDRCSIVRIWGGDTQGHVMASHEDASVVNKTIDLHKYPELTQALRNRQKIAIKDALDESNSEPFAAGLRGAGMNSLVVIPIVLFDQHVGSLLLRAARIEGNFTPREISFFEIVAEAASNALERAQLFESIQIANERLERLAITDGLTGLYNHRHFREHLEKEFERASRYRLPLSCLIFDVDDFKKFNDTFGHLVGDAVLKEIASRTQRCVRKSDLIARYGGEEFVVIMPQTGADGAMVEGERIREIIAGSPFDGAQSSQIVTISGGVSVLDHDTMLNAEDLLRAADQALYEAKRKGKNRIVLAQPGDQE, from the coding sequence ATGGATTCCTCCCTCTTCGAGCGCGTGAGCAGCGCCACGACAACCGGCCTTTCCCCATTCATACCGCTGCACGACTATTCGGTCTTCGAAGCCCTCGTGGATGCGTGTGTCCGGCGGCTTGAGGGCGCGCAGGGGGGGGCGGCCCGCATCGTTGCGGATCCGGTCAGCGCGCAGCGCGTGGCCGCGACAAAGGCGACACTGCCCGATTCGCTGACCCTGACCATTCTGACGTCGGCCCGTTACGGATTGCCGCCGGGCGCGGGCGGAGACGAGGATGGCGCCATTCCCGTGGACCGTGTATTCGTGTGTCTTGCGCCCAACGTCACCCTCGTTCTGCTGGGGAAGGCGTCCAGCCAATCTGGCGAGCCGAGGTTCAGCGGCGGCTGGTCGTTGCGGCGGGGCAACGCGGGGGCGGTGATCGACGCCCTGGCGGAGAACAGCGAGATAACGCCCGCCGAACGCGACGCGGCGCAGAATCTTCCCGAGCCGGCGGATAGCGAGCTTTCCGCGCTCGCCATGGATTTCATGGCGGTTCACGCGCGCGCCCAGGCGGACCAGCAGGAGAACATCGCGAAGGACAAGGCCGATCTTTTTTCGGTGCTGGCGATACTCAAGGCGATCTCCGCGAAGCGCCGCGCGCACGATATACTTTTTGTGTTTGTGGAGCATATTTCGCAGGTGGTACAGTCCGACCGCTGCTCCATCGTGCGGATCTGGGGCGGCGATACGCAGGGCCACGTCATGGCGTCTCACGAGGACGCCAGCGTTGTGAACAAGACGATCGATCTTCACAAGTATCCCGAATTGACCCAGGCCTTGCGCAACCGGCAGAAGATCGCCATCAAGGACGCCCTGGACGAGTCGAATAGCGAGCCGTTCGCCGCGGGCCTCCGCGGGGCCGGCATGAACAGCCTGGTAGTTATTCCCATTGTGCTGTTCGACCAGCACGTCGGCTCGCTGCTGTTGCGGGCCGCGCGCATCGAGGGCAACTTCACGCCACGCGAGATCAGCTTTTTCGAGATCGTGGCGGAGGCGGCGTCGAACGCGCTGGAGCGCGCGCAGCTGTTTGAAAGCATTCAGATTGCGAACGAGCGCCTGGAGCGTCTGGCGATAACCGACGGCCTGACGGGCCTGTACAACCACCGCCATTTTCGCGAGCATCTGGAGAAGGAATTCGAACGCGCGAGCCGTTACCGGTTGCCGCTTTCGTGCCTGATCTTCGATGTGGACGATTTCAAGAAGTTCAATGACACCTTCGGCCACCTGGTGGGCGACGCGGTGTTAAAGGAAATCGCATCGCGCACGCAGCGCTGCGTGCGCAAGAGCGATCTCATCGCGCGCTACGGGGGCGAGGAATTCGTGGTCATCATGCCGCAGACCGGCGCGGACGGCGCCATGGTCGAAGGTGAGCGTATCCGCGAGATCATTGCCGGATCGCCGTTTGATGGAGCGCAATCCTCCCAGATTGTCACCATCAGCGGCGGAGTGAGCGTGCTGGATCACGACACAATGTTGAATGCCGAAGACCTGCTCCGCGCGGCGGATCAGGCCCTGTACGAAGCCAAAAGAAAGGGCAAGAACCGGATCGTGCTTGCCCAACCCGGGGATCAAGAATGA
- a CDS encoding L,D-transpeptidase family protein: MVTQYSAHRNNDSGLSRTILRLAILFAVAFAVFQGYPYLRAQWDQWRGNAASETPIEAARNKIHMGDEPAAAAILDQAIAREQRSEPLYRLLLERTRLAQVAGDWPLASELLKRALAAYPASPDYPAVLAQYGAALEKQERFEEARKQYEEVLRTAPQGMHAPALVGLGRLAEQGGDLAIARDYHRAAFADAEPESETWDEALEQMGRLNTELVFAQQETPESKYYTVEPGDTLTSIGIKLNTTQGLLTRANGLTDASTLHPGQRLKYTPKDFRVLVERDTRRLYLFDNQGPFKCYPAGLGKPGYETTLGKYTIGSKQKDPTWFRPDGPPVPPNDPENELGTRWMPMVPAEEGLPTDLGIHGTIAPETIGQYASRGCPRLLNESAEELYDLIVRSTPVEVVEKIDWKALGAFPWRRPS, from the coding sequence ATGGTTACGCAGTACTCCGCGCACCGCAATAACGACTCCGGCCTCTCTCGAACCATCCTTCGGCTCGCCATTCTGTTTGCCGTTGCCTTCGCCGTGTTTCAGGGCTATCCCTACCTCCGCGCGCAGTGGGATCAGTGGCGGGGAAACGCCGCCTCGGAAACGCCGATTGAGGCGGCGAGGAACAAGATCCACATGGGCGACGAACCCGCCGCCGCGGCGATTCTGGACCAGGCGATCGCGCGCGAGCAGCGGTCCGAGCCGCTGTACCGCCTCCTCCTGGAGCGGACCCGGCTTGCGCAGGTCGCGGGCGATTGGCCACTTGCCAGCGAACTGCTCAAGCGCGCGCTGGCGGCCTATCCCGCAAGCCCGGACTATCCCGCGGTGCTTGCCCAATACGGGGCGGCCCTGGAAAAACAGGAGCGCTTCGAGGAGGCCCGCAAGCAGTACGAAGAGGTGCTCAGAACCGCGCCGCAGGGTATGCACGCACCCGCGCTGGTCGGGCTGGGGAGGCTGGCGGAGCAGGGCGGGGACCTGGCGATCGCGCGTGACTACCACCGCGCGGCCTTCGCGGATGCCGAGCCCGAATCCGAAACGTGGGACGAGGCGCTCGAACAGATGGGTCGTCTCAACACGGAGCTGGTGTTCGCGCAGCAGGAAACGCCAGAAAGCAAGTATTACACGGTTGAGCCGGGCGACACCTTGACCAGTATCGGCATCAAGCTCAACACCACCCAGGGCCTCCTCACCCGCGCCAACGGACTCACCGACGCAAGCACGCTGCATCCCGGCCAGCGTCTCAAGTACACGCCTAAGGACTTTCGCGTCCTTGTCGAGCGCGATACCCGCCGGTTGTATCTGTTCGACAACCAGGGGCCGTTCAAATGTTACCCCGCGGGCCTCGGGAAGCCCGGTTATGAAACCACGCTGGGCAAGTACACTATTGGGAGCAAGCAGAAAGACCCCACCTGGTTCCGCCCGGACGGCCCTCCGGTGCCGCCGAACGATCCCGAAAATGAGCTGGGGACGCGCTGGATGCCGATGGTGCCGGCGGAGGAGGGCCTGCCCACGGATCTCGGGATACATGGCACCATTGCGCCGGAAACCATCGGGCAATATGCTTCCCGCGGCTGCCCGCGCCTGCTCAATGAATCCGCCGAGGAATTGTATGATCTCATTGTGCGCTCGACGCCGGTCGAGGTCGTCGAGAAGATAGATTGGAAGGCGTTGGGCGCGTTTCCGTGGCGGCGTCCGTCTTGA